The Tardibacter chloracetimidivorans region GGGGTCCAGCAGCATCGTCTCGATGATCGTCGCCCCGGCCCGCGCGGCGCGCGGCGACAGTCGGGACAGGCGGCTGCGATCGGTGTCGCAGCCAAGGATGCGCCCCTGATTCGCCATGGCCGACGCAAGCGCAAGCGCCTTTCCGCCCGCTCCGGCGCACAGATCCACCGCAAGCATGCCCGGCGTCGCTTCGCAGGCAAGCGCCACAAGCTGGCTGCCCAGGTCCTGCACCTCCACCGATCCGTCCAGAAACAGCGGATGGGCGTCGATCGCCACCGCTTCCGCCAGCCGCACGCCGTCGGGCGCATGGGCGGTGGGCGCCGATCCCGGGTAAGCGGCGAGAACGGCGTCCTGATCCGCCTTCAGACGGTTCACCCGCAGGTCCAGCGCCGCGCGCCCGGCTGCAAGCGTTCGGTCCGGCACGGGAAGATGGGAGAGCCTGTCCACCAGCCACTGGGGAGCAATGCCAGCGGGCGCGGCTTTCTCAGCGGCATCGACCGGCGGGGGGCCATGAGCCGATCCGTCGAAGGATGCGCGCAGTTCGGGCTGTTCCTCGGCCAGTCCCAGCATCGCCGCGCGGCCCGAATCCGGCCGCTCGCCCGCCCGGCGGATCGCGGCATAGGCAAGCTCCCGCACCGCCCGCCGGTCCTTTGCCCCGGCATAGCGGCGATCCCGAAAATAGCGGGCGATCAGCGTATCGGCGGCGGCACCATTGTCCCGCGCCGCCGCGATGACCTGATCCAGTATCTCGATCGCGGCCTGAACACGTGCGGCTGGGGTCATTGGCGTCCTATCTGGTGGGGTAGTTCGGCGCCTCGCGCGTGATCGTCACGTCATGGACATGGCTTTCACGCAGGCCCGCATTGGTGATGCGGACAAAGCTGGAGCGCTTTTGCAGCTCGTCGATCGTATGCGCGCCGGTATAGCCCATCGCGGCCTTGATACCGCCGACAAGCTGATGGATCACGTCCTTGGCCGGCCCCTTGTAGGGCACCTGGCCTTCAATTCCCTCGGGTACCAGCTTCAGTTGGTCCTTGATGTCCTGCTGGAAATAGCGATCGGCCGAACCGCGCGCCATCGCGCCCACCGAACCCATGCCGCGATAGGATTTATAGGCGCGGCCCTGGTAGAGGAATGTCTCGCCCGGCGCTTCCTGGGTTCCGGCCAGCAGCGACCCGACCATCACGCTGGATGCGCCCGCCGCCAGCGCCTTGGCGATATCGCCCGAGGTGCGCAGCCCGCCATCGGCGGTCACCGGCACATTCTGCTTCGCTGCTTCCGCCGCCGCATCCATGACTGCGGTCAACTGCGGAACGCCGACACCGGCGACCACGCGCGTCGTGCAGATGGAGCCGGGGCCGATGCCCACCTTCACTCCGTCCGCCCCCGCATCGATCAGCGCCTTGGCAGCGTCTGCCGTCGCGACGTTTCCGGCAAGAATCTGGACCGAGTTCGACTGCTTCTTGATCCGCGCGACCATTTCGCTGACCATCTTTGAATGGCCATGGGCGGTGTCGATCACCACCAGATCGCATTCGGCGTCCACCAGCGCCATGGTGCGTTCAAAGCCTGCGTCGCCGACGGTGCTTGCAGCCGCCACCCGCAGGCGTCCGGACGAATCCTTGGTGGCGGCAGGATAATTCACCGCCTTCTCGATGTCCTTGACGGTGATGAGGCCGACGCAGCGATAATCCTCGTCCACCACGAGCAGCTTTTCGATCCGGCGCTGGTGGAGCAGACGGCGCGCATCCTCCTGCGAAACTCCCGGCTTCACCGTCGCCAGATTGTTGCTGGTCATCAGTTCCGCGACGGGCTGGCTCATCTGTTCGGCAAAGCGGACGTCGCGGTTGGTGAGGATGCCCACCAGCTTGCCCGGCAGGCCGGTGGCGCTTTTCTCAACCACCGGAATGCCCGAAATCTTGTGGCGCACCATCAGTTCCAGCGCCTCGGCCAGCGTCTGCTCGGGCGTCATGGTGATGGGGTTCACGACCATGCCGGATTCGAACCGCTTCACGGCGCGCACGGCGGCGGCCTGCTCCTCCACCGACAGGTTGCGATGCAGGACGCCGATGCCGCCAAGCTGCGCCATGACGATCGCCATGTCGGCCTCGGTCACCGTATCCATGGCAGAGGACAAAATTGGGATATTCAGTCCGATCTCGCGCGTCACACGGCTTCGCGTGTCGGCCTGGCTCGGCAGCACTTCGGATTCGGCCGGCACCAGCAGCACGTCATCGAAGGTCAGCCCAAGCCGGATATCCATAAATGTCTCCACAGAACGAGGCGGCTCTATAAGGCGCGGATCGCGCGATGGCTAGGGTGCTGACGGCCCGCCGCCACGCTGATAGGGCGAATTCGGCAGCCATCGGGGCGGGACATCGGCATTCGCCATCCACCGCACGACCGCAAGCGCCGCCTCCACGTCTTCGGCCGCCCCGTCGAACGAAGGCACCGCCTCCAGTTCATCGCCCGGCTGATGATAGTCGCGCTCGAAATAACGGTCGATGGCGTCGTCCTTTTCCCGCTCGCGCGAGAATATGCCGGTCAGCATCACCATCGGCACACCGCGCTTTACCAGCGCGAAATGATCCGACCGGCGGAAATATTGCTGCACGGACGAATCGTCGAGCAGTTCCCGACCCTGCGCCCTGGCGACATCGCGGATGATCGGGTCAAGCGTGGTCAGGCCCCTGCCGATGACGCCCAGCTTGGCCCCGCGTCCGCGCAGGGCGATGGTGTCCAGGTTGACGCCGCCGACGGTCGCGCGCAGCGGCACGGCGGGATGGGAGGCGTAATATTCCGCCCCCAGCAGGCCATGTTCTTCCGCCGTGGTCGCGACGAAGAGGACGCTGCGCCTGGGTGCAGGCCCCGCCTTCAGCGCGCGGGCAAGCTCGATCATGCCTGCTATGCCGCTCGCATTGTCGATCGCGCCATTGCAGATCCGGTCCGGCGACCCGGCGGGCAGGCAGACGCCATAGCCGTCCCAATGGGCGGTGACGATCACCGCTTCATCGGGCCTTCCCCTGCCCTCCAGCCTGCCGACGACATTGGCGGACCGGAACCGCCGAATCCCGGTCTCGACATGGGCCGTGATCCGCAGGGGAATCGTCGCCGCCCGGAAATCGGGCATCGCAGCCTGCGTCCGCATCGTCTTGAGGTCGAGACCGGCCGCCGCAAGCACAGGCGCGGCCGCCGCCGCCTTCACATGGCCCGTAACGCCGATGCCCGGCCCGGTCTCCCCAAGCCGCATCAGCCCCAGCCTGTAGCCCCTCTGGAGCCGGATGAACTCGGCATCTTCGGAGTCGTTGATCGCAATGTCCGCCACCGCGCCCCGGCTTCGGTAAAGCGCACGTCGCAACCGCAGGTCCGGTACTGGCCTGTTTCCGGCGGCATATTCGGGCGGCGGCTCCGCAAATCTCAGCACCACCGCGCCTTTCAGGTCGGCGCTTCCGATGTCATCCCGCCCGCTCGCCGGGTCCACGATCCCGTGGCCGATGAAGACGACAGGCGCATTGGCGATGCGCTCAACCTTCCCCTCGCCGATCAGGACCAACGCTTCCGGCGAAATCTCTATCGCCTCCCCGCTCGCTTGCCCCGACAGACGCCATTCCACGGCCGACCGCCGGATGAACGGCGCCGGCTGCAGCCACTTTCCGCGCCATCCCGGCTCGATCCCCGCGTTTGCGAGCGCCTTGGCGATGTAATTCGTGGTCTTGCGATCGGCAGGCCCACCCGCCTCCCTGCCCTGAAATGCGTCGTCGGCGAGGACTTCCACATGCTGGCGCAAGCGCACGGCGTCGATCGGGGACAGGTCCGGCAGCCCGCCATGTACAGGCCCCGCTCCGAGAAGAGCGGCGGCGATGCCCGCGCCAAGGGCAAAGGAAAAGCCCCGCCTCCCTTTTAGAAGGCGGGGCCTTGTTCCAGCCACTGAAGCGGAAACGCCGATCAAGCGCCCTGATTCAGCCAGGCTTGCCAAAACTTGGCGATGGTGGCCCGGGGTTCGCCGGACACCTTGGCGAAGGCGGCAGCGGCCGCGTCTTTCTGGCCCGATCGCGCAAGTGCGATGCCAAGCCGCGTATTCACGACATTGGCCTCCACGCCACCCTTCTGAAGCGCGACCTGATAGAGTTCAGCCGCCTTGGCGTAATCGGCATAGCCGAGATAGGCGTCGGCCGTGCCCAGCGCGAGCTTGCCGTTCGCGGCGGATTTGGCCTGTGTCGCCAGCTTGGGGAGCGACGCCTTGTCGGCCGAGACCTTGCCTGCCGACAGTCTCGAAAGTTCGGCGAAGGTCTGCTTGCCGGGGTTCAGCATCTTCTTAGCGATGCCTTCGTCGATCACTGCCTTCGCCTCGCCAGGCAGACCCTTCATATAGGCCGAATTGGCGTATTCATAATAATCCGCCTCGCCCTTCATCGCGCCGGCGGCGCGCATCAGGCGCATCAGGTCGAGCGTCGCCTGGTCGTCCAGCTTCCCGGTATCACGGAAGATGATAAGCGAATCGCGCCAGTTGTCGGCGCTCGGATAGGCCGAGACCAGATCGAGCGATGCCGGCACCGCAAGGTCCATCCGCTTTGCGTCATAGGCGATCGCAAGCATCCGCTTGTACCAGGTCTCCGGCACTGCTTCGTTCGTGGCCTTCTTGGTCTGAATGGCTTTTTGCAGCGTCGTCACGGCCTCGGCCGGCTGCTTGTTCGCGTGATAGAGTTCGGCAAGCGAAACGACGATCTCGGCATCATCCGGATAGGCGGCGGCCAGTGCCTTGAACTGGGTGAGAGCGCCCGCATAATCCTTGCGCTGAAGGCTGAATGCCGCGAGGTTCCGCATCAGCGGCTTTTTCATATCCTCGGGCGCGCTGCCGCTTTCAAGCATGGCCCGCGTCGCCTTTTCCAAAAGCGCGTCGTCCTTCTTGGCCGCCGCGATATTGTAGGTGAACTGGCCGATAACGAATTTCTCGTCGGGGGTCTCCGCCTTGGCCGCCGCCTCATTGATCTTCGCAAGAGCGGCGTCGAGGTTGCCCGCCTCCTGAAGCTTTTGCGCTTCGGCGAGCGGAGACTGCACCGCCCTGCCCAGCTTCAGAGACTTTTGCTTCTGCGCTTTCTGCGCGGCGGCAGGCGTCGCGACGACGGCGGCCCCGCCGGCCGCGCCCATTGCGAGCGCCAGACCAAGGGCCAGAGACGAAATCTTCCTCATTCAATCCTACTCCCGATTTCCCGCGCCGAACCTGTCCATTCGGGACGGATGAAAAACCATTCTGCTACCGGCGCCATGGCCTCACGACAAGCACAACCGACATCACCGGCATTGGCTGCCATGCCGCGGCTTAACCGTCGTTGAACCCGGCGGGTTTAGTCGCTAGAGCCTCAACATGCTCGCCGTCATCTCTCCCGCAAAAACGCTGGATCTCAACACTCCCGTGCCGCCTGTGGCGGTGACGCAACCAACCTTTCTCCAGCAGGCGGAACCACTGGCCCACGCGGCGGCCAGGCTGTCCAAGGCCCGGCTCACTAAACTCATGCATATATCGGACAAGCTTGCTCAACTGACGGCGGAGCGGTTCGCCGCATTCGAGGTGCCGTTCACCGCAGATAACGCTCGTCCGGCCATCTACACCTTCGCCGGTGACGTCTACACCGGCTTTGAAGTGAAGACGCTGGACGAAGCCGCGGTGGATTTTGCGCAGGACCATGTCCGCATTCTGTCAGGCCTTTACGGCCTGCTCCGTCCGCTGGATCTGATGCAGCCCTATCGGCTTGAAATGGGCACGTCCTGGGCGCCGGGCAGAAAGAAGGATCTCTATGCCTGGTGGGGCAAATCGCTGGCGGATGCGCTTGTCGCCGACCTTAGCGACGATCCCGAGCCGGTGATCGTCAACCTTGCCAGCCAGGAATATTGGAAGGCGGTCGACCGCAAGGCGCTGGGCAACCGGCGCGTGATCGACATCGCCTTCAAGGAACAGCGTGGCGGCAAGCTGGTCTTCAACAGCTTCGGGGCGAAGAAAGCGCGAGGCATGATGGCCCGCTTCATCTGCGAACACCGACTGCAGAAGGCCGAGGCGCTGAAGGGCTTCGACACCGACGGCTATGCCTTTTCGGCTGATGGTTCGACCGAGAACCACTGGCTGTTCGTCAGAAACGTTGCGGCCGCTGACTGAAGCCGGTGAAAACTTTTGCGTCCGGCCCTTGTGGTTCGGCGTTACCAACCCAGCTTGGCTACTCACACTTCATCATTTGCATCATTTGCGGGGCAGATCGACATGACGACAGCAAATGCCTGGGCCGCCCATTCAGCTCAATCGCCGTTCGCGCACTTCTCCTTTCAGCGGCGGGCGCTTGAGCCGCAGGATGTCAGGATCGACATTCTCTATTGCGGCATCTGCCATTCGGATGTGCATTTCGCGCGGGGGGAATGGGGCGACCCGCGTTATCCCTGCGTGCCCGGCCATGAGATCGTCGGCCGGGTCAGTGCGGTCGGTGAGAGCGTTACCCGTTTCCAGCCGGGCGATCTGGTCGGGGTCGGTTGCATGGTGGACAGCTGCGGGCATTGCCCGTCTTGCGGCGAAGGGCTTGAGCAATACTGCGAGAACGGGTTGACGGGCACCTATATGGGCGTGGAGGCTCAGACGGGCCTTCCAACCTACGGCGGCTATTCGGACCATATCGTTGTCCGCGAGAACTTCGTCCTTCGCATCAATCACAAGCCGGAAGACCTGCCTGCCGTTGCGCCGCTTTTGTGCGCGGGCATCACCATGTGGTCTCCGCTCCGTCACTGGCACGCCGGACCCGGCAAGAAAGTGGGGATCGTGGGGATCGGCGGCCTGGGCCATATGGGGCTCAAGCTTGCCCACGCGCTTGGAGCGCATGTCGCGGCGTTCACCAGGTCCGAGGGCAAGGCGGGCGAGGCGCGCAAGCTTGGCGCGGATGAAGTCATCCTCTCAAGCGATGAAGCCCGGATGGCGGAACACCGGAGCAGCTTCGACCTGATCGTCAGCACAGTCTCGGCTCCGCAGGACCTTGACCTCTACAGCCGCTTGCTGAAACGCGACGGGACTCTCGTTCTTGTAGGGGCCGGTCCCGAAAGGCATGTCGCGCCGGCTGCGGGGACGCTTATCGGGAGGCGGCGCAGCATTGCCGGTTCTGCCATTGGCGGCATCGCCGAAACCCAGGAGATGCTCGATTTCTGCGCCGAACACGGAATTACCGCCGATATCGAACTGATCCCGGTGCAACAGGTGGACGACGCCTATACGCGCATGCTGGCCAGCGACGTCAAATATCGCTTCGTCATCGACAACGCGTCTCTGCCCACCACCTAGGGTCAGGCCCTGGGGCTGGACGCTCCGGCGGCGCGGACGCCGCCGGAACATCGCTTAGGCTCTGGGTCAGGCCAGAGCTTCGGTGCGGACCTTGCGCCGACGAAGCTGCCAGCCCACCAGGCCGAACCCGCCGATCATCATCAGCC contains the following coding sequences:
- a CDS encoding RsmB/NOP family class I SAM-dependent RNA methyltransferase; protein product: MTPAARVQAAIEILDQVIAAARDNGAAADTLIARYFRDRRYAGAKDRRAVRELAYAAIRRAGERPDSGRAAMLGLAEEQPELRASFDGSAHGPPPVDAAEKAAPAGIAPQWLVDRLSHLPVPDRTLAAGRAALDLRVNRLKADQDAVLAAYPGSAPTAHAPDGVRLAEAVAIDAHPLFLDGSVEVQDLGSQLVALACEATPGMLAVDLCAGAGGKALALASAMANQGRILGCDTDRSRLSRLSPRAARAGATIIETMLLDPGKEAEALAATKDSADVVLIDAPCSGTGTWRRNPEARWRLTPERLERLIALQARLLEIGSELVRPGGHMVYAVCSLLREEGEMQLADFLNRHQGWTPAPLPFAAGTAAGPGRLLTPSNDGTDGFFVARLARA
- the guaB gene encoding IMP dehydrogenase; translated protein: MDIRLGLTFDDVLLVPAESEVLPSQADTRSRVTREIGLNIPILSSAMDTVTEADMAIVMAQLGGIGVLHRNLSVEEQAAAVRAVKRFESGMVVNPITMTPEQTLAEALELMVRHKISGIPVVEKSATGLPGKLVGILTNRDVRFAEQMSQPVAELMTSNNLATVKPGVSQEDARRLLHQRRIEKLLVVDEDYRCVGLITVKDIEKAVNYPAATKDSSGRLRVAAASTVGDAGFERTMALVDAECDLVVIDTAHGHSKMVSEMVARIKKQSNSVQILAGNVATADAAKALIDAGADGVKVGIGPGSICTTRVVAGVGVPQLTAVMDAAAEAAKQNVPVTADGGLRTSGDIAKALAAGASSVMVGSLLAGTQEAPGETFLYQGRAYKSYRGMGSVGAMARGSADRYFQQDIKDQLKLVPEGIEGQVPYKGPAKDVIHQLVGGIKAAMGYTGAHTIDELQKRSSFVRITNAGLRESHVHDVTITREAPNYPTR
- a CDS encoding M28 family peptidase yields the protein MAGTRPRLLKGRRGFSFALGAGIAAALLGAGPVHGGLPDLSPIDAVRLRQHVEVLADDAFQGREAGGPADRKTTNYIAKALANAGIEPGWRGKWLQPAPFIRRSAVEWRLSGQASGEAIEISPEALVLIGEGKVERIANAPVVFIGHGIVDPASGRDDIGSADLKGAVVLRFAEPPPEYAAGNRPVPDLRLRRALYRSRGAVADIAINDSEDAEFIRLQRGYRLGLMRLGETGPGIGVTGHVKAAAAAPVLAAAGLDLKTMRTQAAMPDFRAATIPLRITAHVETGIRRFRSANVVGRLEGRGRPDEAVIVTAHWDGYGVCLPAGSPDRICNGAIDNASGIAGMIELARALKAGPAPRRSVLFVATTAEEHGLLGAEYYASHPAVPLRATVGGVNLDTIALRGRGAKLGVIGRGLTTLDPIIRDVARAQGRELLDDSSVQQYFRRSDHFALVKRGVPMVMLTGIFSREREKDDAIDRYFERDYHQPGDELEAVPSFDGAAEDVEAALAVVRWMANADVPPRWLPNSPYQRGGGPSAP
- a CDS encoding tetratricopeptide repeat protein, encoding MRKISSLALGLALAMGAAGGAAVVATPAAAQKAQKQKSLKLGRAVQSPLAEAQKLQEAGNLDAALAKINEAAAKAETPDEKFVIGQFTYNIAAAKKDDALLEKATRAMLESGSAPEDMKKPLMRNLAAFSLQRKDYAGALTQFKALAAAYPDDAEIVVSLAELYHANKQPAEAVTTLQKAIQTKKATNEAVPETWYKRMLAIAYDAKRMDLAVPASLDLVSAYPSADNWRDSLIIFRDTGKLDDQATLDLMRLMRAAGAMKGEADYYEYANSAYMKGLPGEAKAVIDEGIAKKMLNPGKQTFAELSRLSAGKVSADKASLPKLATQAKSAANGKLALGTADAYLGYADYAKAAELYQVALQKGGVEANVVNTRLGIALARSGQKDAAAAAFAKVSGEPRATIAKFWQAWLNQGA
- the yaaA gene encoding peroxide stress protein YaaA, with the translated sequence MLAVISPAKTLDLNTPVPPVAVTQPTFLQQAEPLAHAAARLSKARLTKLMHISDKLAQLTAERFAAFEVPFTADNARPAIYTFAGDVYTGFEVKTLDEAAVDFAQDHVRILSGLYGLLRPLDLMQPYRLEMGTSWAPGRKKDLYAWWGKSLADALVADLSDDPEPVIVNLASQEYWKAVDRKALGNRRVIDIAFKEQRGGKLVFNSFGAKKARGMMARFICEHRLQKAEALKGFDTDGYAFSADGSTENHWLFVRNVAAAD
- a CDS encoding NAD(P)-dependent alcohol dehydrogenase, which produces MTTANAWAAHSAQSPFAHFSFQRRALEPQDVRIDILYCGICHSDVHFARGEWGDPRYPCVPGHEIVGRVSAVGESVTRFQPGDLVGVGCMVDSCGHCPSCGEGLEQYCENGLTGTYMGVEAQTGLPTYGGYSDHIVVRENFVLRINHKPEDLPAVAPLLCAGITMWSPLRHWHAGPGKKVGIVGIGGLGHMGLKLAHALGAHVAAFTRSEGKAGEARKLGADEVILSSDEARMAEHRSSFDLIVSTVSAPQDLDLYSRLLKRDGTLVLVGAGPERHVAPAAGTLIGRRRSIAGSAIGGIAETQEMLDFCAEHGITADIELIPVQQVDDAYTRMLASDVKYRFVIDNASLPTT